Proteins encoded in a region of the Vicia villosa cultivar HV-30 ecotype Madison, WI linkage group LG5, Vvil1.0, whole genome shotgun sequence genome:
- the LOC131607792 gene encoding uncharacterized protein LOC131607792, with product MSDIAMLVAEEYERRVKSLKTTADASNGGAVKTWEIDMSCFSLLVSKLKEEKEQLVRSILEPKTQFSVAASNSLFSA from the coding sequence ATGTCTGACATTGCTATGTTAGTAGCTGAGGAGTATGAGAGAAGGGTCAAGAGTTTGAAAACCACCGCTGATGCTTCTAATGGTGGTGCTGTAAAAACATGGGAGATTGACATGTCTTGTTTTTCGCTATTGGTTTCCAAGTTGAAGGAGGAGAAGGAGCAACTTGTTCGGTCTATATTGGAGCCCAAAACACAGTTTTCTGTTGCTGCTTCTAACAGCTTGTTTTCTGCTTGA